The Pseudoalteromonas arctica A 37-1-2 genome includes a region encoding these proteins:
- a CDS encoding FadR/GntR family transcriptional regulator yields the protein MGNRRLFWRIVDKIESLINQGEFSAGSRLPPERELAEMFDVSRPTIREAIIALEVRGRVEVKTGSGVYVVEQKNASIKSKEISAFELTQARALIEGEIAALAAQSITEEELEQLNKTLIAMEKGLYVEQADREFHEIIARATRNKALEFAVSNLWDLRLTNPQIVADYGSVCKNNNECVMDEHTAIYTALKSHDANAARSAMHKHFNRLINALFDAVESRALEEIKRKNDEKRGLYSLDGLVNKSAH from the coding sequence ATGGGTAATCGTCGCTTATTTTGGCGCATAGTTGATAAAATTGAGTCTTTAATAAATCAAGGCGAATTTTCTGCTGGGAGTCGTTTACCACCTGAACGTGAACTTGCAGAAATGTTTGATGTAAGTCGCCCTACCATTAGAGAAGCTATTATCGCATTAGAAGTACGTGGCCGAGTTGAAGTTAAAACCGGCTCTGGTGTTTACGTAGTAGAACAAAAAAATGCATCTATAAAATCAAAAGAGATCAGTGCATTTGAACTTACTCAAGCTCGCGCATTAATTGAAGGCGAAATTGCCGCTTTAGCTGCTCAAAGCATTACAGAAGAAGAACTAGAGCAACTAAATAAAACATTAATTGCCATGGAAAAAGGCCTTTATGTTGAGCAAGCCGACCGTGAGTTCCACGAAATTATAGCTAGAGCAACACGCAATAAAGCACTTGAATTTGCAGTGTCTAACTTGTGGGATTTACGTTTAACAAACCCACAAATTGTTGCTGACTATGGCAGTGTGTGTAAAAACAATAACGAGTGCGTTATGGACGAACACACCGCTATTTATACAGCCCTAAAGTCGCATGATGCAAATGCAGCGCGCAGTGCAATGCACAAACATTTTAACCGCTTAATTAATGCTTTATTTGACGCTGTAGAATCGCGTGCACTTGAAGAAATTAAACGCAAAAATGATGAAAAACGAGGCCTCTACTCGCTTGATGGCTTAGTTAATAAAAGTGCCCATTAA
- a CDS encoding class I SAM-dependent methyltransferase has product MYLNPQWRILTVGDGDLSFSNAIYTHLSPKALLASTYDDQTTIEQKYQHNALGNLKAHNVEVLNSFDVTNPACWQTLSENQHSFDVVIFQFPLIPAFVGREAFENNTRQTSMNVLNRALLHQFIKYANEYALDKNGPMLCYITSKDVKPYREWNIEGSLNNGLNADYLGQIPFDISHFEGYKIRNVDRDKHVKDTSGITYVFSPKSIDTHTSELSSRLTKPAYLTSNHCPLCRVGPYMASEDETKHLNAKKHQQMLHLESDWQQWLNEFYS; this is encoded by the coding sequence ATGTATTTAAATCCTCAATGGCGAATACTCACCGTAGGCGATGGCGATTTATCGTTTTCGAACGCTATTTACACTCATCTATCGCCAAAAGCTTTGCTTGCATCCACTTACGATGACCAAACTACTATTGAGCAAAAGTACCAGCACAATGCACTTGGTAACCTAAAAGCGCATAACGTTGAGGTACTTAATAGTTTTGATGTAACAAATCCCGCGTGTTGGCAAACTCTAAGTGAAAACCAGCACAGCTTTGACGTGGTTATTTTTCAGTTTCCGCTTATACCTGCGTTTGTTGGCCGTGAAGCATTTGAAAACAACACGCGCCAAACCAGTATGAACGTATTAAACCGCGCTTTGCTGCATCAATTTATTAAATACGCTAACGAATACGCGCTTGATAAAAATGGTCCAATGCTGTGTTACATCACTTCAAAGGATGTAAAACCTTATCGAGAATGGAATATAGAAGGGAGTTTAAATAACGGTTTAAACGCTGATTATTTAGGCCAAATCCCATTTGATATTAGCCATTTTGAAGGTTATAAAATTCGTAATGTTGACCGCGACAAACACGTAAAAGACACCAGCGGCATAACTTACGTTTTCAGCCCAAAAAGTATTGATACACATACTAGCGAATTAAGCTCACGTCTTACCAAACCTGCATACTTAACATCTAACCATTGCCCCCTTTGCCGCGTTGGGCCCTATATGGCAAGCGAGGACGAAACCAAGCATCTAAACGCTAAAAAGCATCAGCAAATGCTACATCTTGAAAGCGATTGGCAACAATGGCTAAATGAGTTTTATAGCTAA
- a CDS encoding AraC family transcriptional regulator, with protein MSSLIRATSLQGIDTLISEFGGDPHEIMQSCNINNVDFKNLDNQYLPYRDYAELLEYCACKFNCSSFGLKLASRQNFDILGHIAIAAKSSTNLGDALNWVIKYLHLHSPALSLNSHPLENDKSLFLSFEINLKPLPNINQVIELTIGLALAVIKKLSNNRCKPINIFLPKKLSTNTRAYNTYFGCNVIEHRNSAGIVISKSDLTLELDHPELNKVQAALSFLAKNKEHTQPLPNQVSALIRPMLPIYQCSNQTISAALGMHPRTLHRELIKHNTSFVKLKDATRRALAAHYLAQNQFTISTISELLGYQEQATLSVNVKRWFGCSPRAYRTKKMLN; from the coding sequence ATGAGCAGCCTAATCAGAGCCACGTCATTACAAGGTATAGACACGCTAATTAGCGAATTTGGCGGCGATCCGCATGAAATAATGCAAAGCTGTAATATTAATAACGTTGACTTTAAAAATCTCGATAACCAATATTTACCTTATCGAGATTACGCTGAGCTATTAGAGTACTGTGCTTGTAAGTTCAATTGTTCTAGTTTTGGCCTTAAGCTCGCAAGTAGACAAAATTTTGATATTTTAGGACATATTGCAATAGCAGCTAAAAGTAGTACTAATTTAGGTGATGCACTTAATTGGGTTATTAAATACCTTCACTTGCACAGCCCTGCACTTAGCTTAAACTCGCACCCTTTAGAGAATGATAAAAGCTTGTTTTTATCATTCGAAATTAATTTAAAACCATTACCGAACATTAACCAAGTGATTGAGCTAACCATTGGTTTAGCATTGGCTGTTATTAAAAAACTGAGTAATAACCGCTGCAAACCAATTAATATATTTTTGCCAAAAAAATTAAGTACTAATACTCGCGCCTATAACACTTACTTTGGTTGTAACGTTATAGAGCATCGCAACAGCGCTGGTATTGTAATCTCAAAAAGTGATTTAACTCTTGAGCTTGATCACCCTGAACTAAATAAAGTACAAGCGGCGCTAAGCTTCTTGGCAAAAAACAAAGAACACACACAACCATTGCCCAACCAAGTTAGTGCACTAATTAGGCCTATGCTTCCTATTTATCAATGTAGTAACCAAACTATTTCAGCTGCGCTGGGTATGCACCCGCGTACTCTGCATCGAGAACTTATCAAACATAATACGAGCTTTGTAAAACTTAAAGATGCCACTCGTCGCGCTTTAGCTGCACACTATTTAGCGCAAAACCAATTTACAATATCAACCATATCTGAGCTTTTAGGGTATCAGGAACAAGCAACGCTAAGTGTTAATGTTAAACGCTGGTTTGGATGTTCTCCTCGAGCATATAGGACTAAAAAAATGTTAAACTAA
- a CDS encoding GMC family oxidoreductase, whose protein sequence is MNNTTFDYIVIGAGSGGCVMASRLSEDKNVSVCLIEAGGSDDSVFVQMPAGIAASVPYGINSWHYNTVPQKELNNRCGFVPRGKVLGGSSSTNAMVYIRGNKYDYDQWAANGNTGWDFDSLLPYFIKAENNKAFINNELHGTKGLLHVQELNNPSDVNQYFLNACAEQGVNLSDDINGKEQSGARLSQVTQHNGERCSAAKAYLTPHLNRPNLTVLTHSHVNKINITNKIAQGVQIERNKEVINLRAKKEVILSAGAINSPQILMLSGIGPKEQLSAHNIKVQHVLEGVGANLQDHLTVVPLYKSKTNKGTFGISPLGIASIIKGCVNWFSKREGRLTSNFAESHAFIKLFEGSPAPDVQLEFVIGLVDDHSRKLRTGHGYSIHSSIMRPKSRGTITLADNNPRSAPLIDPNYLSHPDDLTVMLAGLRKTLTIMQSKAFDNIRGKMVYPLDINNDDQLIEFIRQTADTEYHPVGTCKMGQDSMAVVDTNLRVHGVSNLRVVDASIMPTIITGNTNAPVIAIAEKAADLIKHEKV, encoded by the coding sequence ATGAACAATACAACATTTGATTACATTGTGATTGGCGCAGGTAGTGGCGGCTGCGTTATGGCATCGCGATTGTCTGAGGATAAAAATGTAAGTGTGTGCTTAATTGAAGCTGGCGGCAGTGATGACAGTGTATTTGTGCAAATGCCAGCAGGCATAGCAGCGAGTGTGCCTTATGGCATAAATAGCTGGCATTACAATACGGTGCCACAAAAAGAGCTTAATAACCGATGTGGTTTTGTGCCGCGTGGCAAAGTATTGGGTGGGTCAAGCTCGACTAATGCAATGGTTTACATAAGAGGTAATAAGTACGATTACGACCAATGGGCGGCTAATGGCAATACGGGATGGGATTTTGATAGTTTACTCCCGTACTTTATTAAAGCTGAGAACAATAAAGCGTTTATAAATAATGAGCTGCACGGGACAAAGGGTCTGCTACATGTACAAGAGCTAAATAACCCAAGTGATGTAAACCAGTATTTTTTAAATGCCTGTGCTGAGCAGGGCGTTAATTTAAGCGACGATATAAATGGCAAAGAGCAAAGCGGCGCACGTCTATCGCAGGTAACTCAGCACAATGGCGAACGTTGTAGTGCAGCAAAAGCATATTTAACACCGCATTTAAACCGCCCAAATTTAACGGTATTAACCCATAGCCACGTTAATAAAATAAATATAACCAATAAGATAGCGCAAGGCGTGCAAATAGAGCGTAATAAAGAGGTTATTAATTTACGTGCTAAAAAAGAGGTAATACTTAGTGCAGGCGCTATTAATTCGCCGCAAATATTAATGCTTTCAGGTATTGGCCCAAAAGAGCAGTTAAGTGCACATAACATTAAGGTTCAGCACGTACTTGAAGGTGTTGGCGCTAATTTACAAGATCACTTAACGGTAGTGCCACTTTATAAATCAAAAACAAATAAAGGCACATTTGGTATAAGCCCGCTAGGCATTGCCAGCATTATAAAAGGCTGTGTTAACTGGTTTAGTAAACGAGAAGGGCGATTAACCAGTAACTTTGCAGAGTCGCACGCGTTTATTAAATTATTTGAAGGCTCGCCAGCGCCCGATGTGCAGCTAGAATTTGTAATTGGGCTGGTGGACGATCATAGTCGTAAATTACGCACTGGGCATGGTTACAGTATACACAGCAGTATTATGCGCCCTAAAAGCCGAGGTACTATTACATTAGCCGATAACAACCCGCGTAGTGCTCCACTTATTGACCCTAATTACTTAAGCCATCCAGATGATTTAACTGTAATGCTTGCAGGCCTTAGAAAAACACTCACTATTATGCAAAGCAAAGCTTTTGATAACATACGCGGTAAAATGGTCTACCCGCTTGATATAAATAATGATGATCAGCTAATTGAGTTTATACGCCAAACTGCAGATACCGAATATCACCCAGTCGGGACATGTAAAATGGGTCAGGACTCAATGGCAGTGGTGGATACTAATTTGCGAGTACACGGGGTAAGTAACTTACGCGTAGTCGATGCGTCGATTATGCCTACCATTATTACCGGCAACACAAATGCACCGGTAATTGCGATTGCTGAAAAAGCAGCTGATTTAATTAAACACGAAAAGGTGTAA
- the ahpF gene encoding alkyl hydroperoxide reductase subunit F yields MLDNNIKNQLKSHFESLTQPVELLIALDDSKKSAEVESLANDLASLSDKFTVMNNPDTSARRPSMVVHSPIKNTHITFAGVPMGHEFTSLVLALLHTGGHASKAKSEDIEQIQSLTQELNFEVYISLSCQTCPQVVQALNTMAATNSNIKATMIDGALFQDEVEERNILAVPAVYLNGEPFSQGALSLTDILNKVDSKGAQRQAQSLSKKDKFDVLVIGGGPAGASAAIYSARKGLNTGIVADRFGGQVADTLAIENFISIKATEGPKLVAQLEEHVKEYDVDVMHNQRAAALGYNNGYEITLENGAVLKAKSLVLATGARWREMNVPGEQEYRGHGVAYCPHCDGPLFKGKPVAVIGGGNSGIEAAIDLANIVQSVTVLEFADTLRADEVLIRKAKSMANITIIKSAQTTEVLGDGKKVTGLMYTDRVSGESKELELAGIFVQIGLIPNTEWLKDSDLELSKFGEILIDAKGATSLPGIYGAGDATNTPFKQIIIAMGSGATASLGAFDYLIRHSEEADQSAA; encoded by the coding sequence ATGTTAGATAACAACATAAAAAATCAATTAAAAAGCCATTTTGAATCGCTTACTCAACCTGTTGAGCTGCTTATTGCCTTGGATGACAGCAAAAAATCAGCAGAAGTAGAAAGCTTAGCGAACGATTTAGCCTCACTGAGCGATAAATTTACGGTAATGAACAATCCTGATACAAGCGCGCGTCGCCCGTCAATGGTTGTGCATTCACCTATTAAAAACACTCATATTACGTTTGCAGGCGTACCTATGGGCCACGAATTCACAAGTTTAGTGCTAGCACTTTTACATACTGGCGGACACGCAAGTAAAGCTAAAAGCGAAGACATTGAACAAATACAATCGCTTACTCAAGAACTTAACTTTGAAGTATATATAAGTTTAAGTTGCCAAACGTGCCCGCAAGTAGTCCAAGCACTTAATACTATGGCAGCGACAAACAGCAATATTAAAGCGACCATGATTGATGGCGCATTATTTCAAGATGAAGTAGAAGAGCGAAATATTTTAGCTGTACCGGCTGTATATTTAAATGGCGAACCATTTAGCCAAGGTGCACTAAGCCTTACCGACATACTCAATAAAGTAGATAGCAAAGGGGCACAGCGCCAAGCTCAATCGCTAAGTAAAAAAGATAAATTTGATGTACTTGTAATTGGTGGCGGGCCTGCGGGCGCATCGGCTGCGATTTACTCAGCACGAAAAGGGTTAAATACAGGTATTGTTGCCGACAGATTTGGTGGACAAGTTGCAGATACATTAGCAATAGAAAACTTTATTTCGATTAAGGCGACTGAAGGGCCAAAATTGGTTGCCCAGCTTGAAGAGCACGTTAAAGAATACGATGTAGATGTAATGCATAATCAGCGTGCAGCGGCACTTGGTTATAACAATGGCTACGAAATTACACTTGAAAATGGCGCAGTACTCAAAGCTAAGTCGCTCGTACTTGCCACTGGTGCACGCTGGCGCGAAATGAACGTACCAGGGGAGCAAGAATATCGCGGCCATGGTGTGGCATATTGCCCACATTGTGATGGCCCTTTATTTAAAGGTAAACCTGTTGCCGTAATTGGCGGTGGTAATTCGGGTATAGAAGCAGCAATCGATTTAGCTAATATTGTGCAAAGCGTTACGGTACTTGAATTTGCAGACACACTACGTGCTGATGAAGTGCTTATTCGTAAAGCTAAAAGCATGGCTAATATTACCATTATCAAAAGTGCACAAACTACCGAAGTACTTGGCGATGGTAAAAAAGTAACTGGCTTAATGTACACCGATAGAGTGTCCGGAGAGAGCAAAGAGCTTGAACTTGCCGGTATATTTGTACAAATAGGCTTAATACCAAATACCGAATGGTTAAAAGACAGCGACCTTGAATTAAGCAAATTTGGTGAAATACTGATTGATGCTAAAGGCGCAACGTCACTACCAGGAATTTACGGCGCGGGGGATGCAACCAATACTCCGTTTAAACAAATTATTATTGCAATGGGCAGCGGTGCAACAGCAAGTTTAGGTGCATTTGATTATTTAATTCGTCACTCTGAAGAAGCTGATCAAAGCGCTGCTTAA
- a CDS encoding Gfo/Idh/MocA family protein, producing MNFVIVGTNFISDTLLAAANTLNDFNLYGVCSRAVSSGEAFLAKHPQNAQAKIFTSIEQVCQDQNVDAVYIAAPNSLHKQYAVMCLEAGKHVLGEKPSAANSKELASIITTAKKHQRLYMEAMMTTHLPNFVRLQQAMVKIGTPRKYIGQYSQYSSRYDKYKNGERPNTFLPEFANGALVDLGIYPLYLLIALWGAPQSVSASGVLLDTGVDGAGDVLLNYADKQAVISYSKISQGDNITEIQGELGRIRIEAVSQLKKVEFIANNGEVEVISQPFDEHFMKYEVEHFMALVKQNVLESPVNTHILASNVMSVLDEARKQLGVVYPND from the coding sequence ATGAACTTTGTTATTGTTGGCACCAATTTTATTAGCGACACACTGTTAGCCGCTGCAAATACGTTAAACGATTTTAATTTATATGGGGTGTGCTCGCGCGCAGTATCAAGCGGCGAAGCGTTTTTAGCCAAACACCCACAAAATGCACAAGCAAAAATTTTCACCTCAATCGAGCAAGTATGCCAAGATCAAAATGTTGATGCTGTCTACATAGCCGCCCCTAACAGCTTACATAAGCAATATGCCGTTATGTGCCTAGAAGCGGGTAAACATGTCCTTGGCGAAAAACCATCAGCAGCCAATTCTAAAGAGCTTGCAAGCATTATTACTACAGCAAAAAAACATCAGCGCCTTTACATGGAAGCCATGATGACCACTCACTTGCCTAACTTTGTACGGCTGCAACAGGCAATGGTAAAAATTGGCACACCACGTAAATATATTGGCCAGTACAGTCAATATTCATCGCGTTACGATAAGTATAAAAATGGCGAACGTCCAAATACGTTTTTGCCCGAGTTTGCTAATGGTGCTTTAGTTGATTTAGGGATTTACCCACTGTATTTATTAATTGCACTTTGGGGAGCGCCGCAAAGCGTAAGTGCCAGTGGCGTATTACTTGATACAGGTGTAGATGGTGCGGGCGATGTATTACTAAACTACGCAGATAAACAAGCCGTTATTAGTTACTCTAAAATATCGCAAGGCGACAACATAACCGAAATACAAGGCGAACTTGGACGCATACGTATAGAAGCCGTATCGCAACTCAAAAAGGTGGAGTTTATTGCTAATAATGGTGAGGTAGAGGTTATATCCCAGCCGTTTGATGAGCACTTTATGAAATACGAAGTTGAACATTTTATGGCATTAGTGAAGCAAAATGTTCTTGAGTCACCCGTTAATACACATATTTTAGCCAGTAACGTAATGAGCGTACTTGATGAAGCGCGCAAACAGCTTGGGGTTGTGTACCCTAACGACTAA
- a CDS encoding DUF3429 domain-containing protein, which produces MEKFVNHIQLGYLGLIPFLGCVGWPLMFGSNSLNLEFFTFYSIAILAFMAGSLWRAGEQSYSNAIKAILPVIPVPFLSFLPVEWALAWLGASFWLVLIFEKATPQWQTYHKDYQKMRVVLTSVVFVCHILTIGMSIYPE; this is translated from the coding sequence ATGGAAAAATTTGTTAACCACATACAACTAGGTTACTTAGGCTTAATCCCGTTTTTAGGGTGTGTGGGTTGGCCGCTTATGTTTGGCAGTAATAGCCTTAACTTAGAGTTTTTTACTTTTTACAGTATCGCCATTTTAGCATTTATGGCAGGTAGCTTGTGGCGCGCCGGAGAGCAAAGCTATAGCAATGCAATTAAAGCGATATTACCTGTTATCCCAGTTCCATTTTTATCATTTTTACCTGTAGAGTGGGCACTGGCTTGGCTAGGTGCTAGTTTTTGGTTAGTACTTATATTTGAAAAAGCCACGCCGCAATGGCAAACCTATCATAAAGATTATCAAAAAATGCGTGTAGTACTTACCTCTGTTGTATTTGTTTGTCACATTCTGACTATTGGTATGAGTATTTACCCTGAGTAA
- the ahpC gene encoding alkyl hydroperoxide reductase subunit C: MSTSLINTKIQPFNATAYHNGDFVELSEKDVLGKWSIFFFYPADFTFVCPTELGDVADYYAQLQEMGVEVYSVSTDTHFTHKAWHDTSDTIGKITYPMIGDPTGRITRSFGVMIEEEGLALRGTFVMNPEGEIKIIETHDLGIGRSAKELVRKVQAAQYIATHDGEVCPASWQPGEDTLAPSLDLVGKI; encoded by the coding sequence ATGAGCACTTCTTTAATTAATACAAAAATACAACCATTTAATGCAACCGCTTACCACAACGGTGACTTTGTAGAATTGTCTGAAAAAGATGTTCTAGGTAAATGGTCAATCTTCTTCTTTTACCCAGCAGACTTTACATTTGTATGTCCTACTGAACTTGGTGATGTTGCAGATTATTACGCACAACTTCAAGAAATGGGCGTAGAAGTTTACTCAGTATCTACTGACACTCACTTCACTCATAAAGCATGGCACGATACGTCAGACACAATTGGTAAAATTACTTACCCAATGATTGGCGACCCAACAGGACGTATTACTCGTAGCTTTGGCGTAATGATTGAAGAAGAAGGCTTAGCACTTCGCGGTACATTTGTAATGAACCCAGAAGGCGAAATTAAAATTATCGAAACTCACGATTTAGGTATTGGCCGTAGCGCTAAAGAACTTGTTCGTAAAGTACAAGCTGCACAATACATTGCAACTCACGACGGTGAAGTTTGTCCTGCATCTTGGCAGCCAGGTGAAGACACACTTGCACCTTCACTAGACCTAGTTGGTAAAATCTAA
- a CDS encoding MFS transporter, giving the protein MTQTGVSAQPLSNTLVTIIALCCGLIVANIYYAQPIIELLAPEVGLSAHSASLIVSLTQIGYALGLFFLVPLADLIENKRLMLITLAVSFLSLVGTALADSPNVMLILCLMIGMSSVSVQVLIPLAAHLSSDEKRGQVLGNIMAGLLLGILLARPISSLIADHFGWRAVFYFAAGCMVFIAGVIYFAIPSRQPTHKTTYFKLLKSLKQLMISQPVLRQRSLFQALMFASFSLFWTSVPVVLAREYGLSQSEIALFALVGAAGAVAAPIVGRLADKGYTHQLSLLAKVIAAVCFLPSLFELPYGIIVLALTGVFIDFAVQANMVLGQRAVYALEPQSRARLNAIYMTSIFVGGAVGSLIASPLYEAGGWTGIALVATGMPLISLIGYLVTTKKQSKAVS; this is encoded by the coding sequence ATGACCCAAACAGGCGTTTCAGCGCAACCACTTAGCAATACACTCGTTACTATTATTGCTTTGTGTTGCGGTCTTATTGTTGCCAATATTTACTACGCTCAACCTATTATTGAGTTGCTTGCCCCAGAAGTTGGATTAAGTGCGCACAGTGCTAGCCTTATCGTATCGCTTACACAAATAGGCTACGCTTTGGGGTTGTTTTTTTTAGTGCCATTAGCTGACTTAATTGAAAATAAGCGTTTAATGCTTATTACTTTAGCTGTGTCGTTTTTGAGTTTAGTGGGTACTGCACTTGCTGACTCACCTAATGTAATGCTTATTTTATGTTTAATGATAGGTATGAGCTCGGTTTCTGTTCAGGTGCTTATTCCGCTTGCTGCGCATTTATCGTCTGACGAGAAGCGCGGGCAGGTTCTTGGCAATATTATGGCGGGTCTCTTGCTAGGTATTTTGCTGGCAAGACCTATATCGAGCTTAATTGCTGATCACTTTGGTTGGCGCGCTGTATTTTACTTTGCAGCAGGGTGTATGGTGTTTATTGCAGGCGTAATTTATTTTGCTATTCCAAGCAGGCAACCTACCCATAAAACAACGTATTTTAAGTTATTAAAATCGCTTAAACAGTTAATGATAAGCCAGCCAGTGCTGCGCCAACGTTCACTTTTTCAAGCATTAATGTTTGCATCGTTCAGTTTATTTTGGACAAGCGTACCGGTTGTGCTTGCCCGTGAGTATGGTTTATCGCAATCAGAAATAGCATTGTTTGCATTAGTGGGTGCGGCAGGTGCTGTAGCTGCCCCCATTGTTGGTCGTTTAGCCGATAAAGGCTATACGCATCAGTTATCGTTACTGGCCAAAGTAATTGCAGCAGTGTGCTTTTTACCAAGCTTATTTGAGCTACCTTACGGCATTATAGTATTGGCATTAACCGGTGTGTTTATTGATTTTGCTGTGCAGGCCAATATGGTATTGGGTCAACGTGCAGTGTATGCACTAGAGCCGCAAAGCCGTGCGCGTTTAAACGCTATTTACATGACGAGTATATTTGTAGGTGGCGCAGTAGGCTCGCTTATTGCCAGCCCATTATATGAAGCGGGCGGGTGGACAGGTATTGCTCTGGTCGCTACTGGCATGCCGCTTATTTCGTTGATTGGTTATTTGGTTACAACTAAAAAGCAAAGTAAGGCTGTGAGTTAA
- a CDS encoding EamA family transporter, whose product MQASSKSYLLAIVCVLLAMMTIQTGASFAKQLFPIVGPEGTTALRLGFSAFILCLVFKPWKHLPTSGNRIPIIVYGLSLGGMNILFYYAIERIPLGIGVALEFTGPLAVALFSSRRKRDLFWVACAIAGILLLLPDMSGQDSLDPLGVALALGAGACWAGYILFGKKTGTQSSGGATVALGMTVAAIVLVPYGGILQSAAFTWEIIPLGIGIAILSSALPYTLEMVALRNMPSQGFSVMMSLEPAIASLAGFIILGELLTLWQWLAILLVIIASVGSSFSNAKKQTT is encoded by the coding sequence ATGCAAGCATCTTCAAAAAGTTATTTACTGGCTATCGTGTGTGTACTGCTTGCAATGATGACCATTCAAACGGGCGCGTCATTTGCAAAGCAGCTTTTTCCTATTGTTGGCCCTGAAGGTACAACTGCCCTTAGGCTTGGTTTTTCTGCCTTTATACTTTGCTTAGTGTTTAAACCTTGGAAACACTTACCTACTTCTGGTAATCGTATTCCTATAATTGTGTATGGTTTAAGTTTAGGCGGCATGAACATTTTGTTTTATTACGCCATTGAACGCATTCCACTAGGCATTGGTGTAGCGCTTGAATTTACAGGCCCGCTTGCTGTTGCCTTATTTTCATCACGCCGCAAACGTGACTTATTTTGGGTTGCGTGTGCTATTGCCGGTATTTTGCTTCTGCTTCCTGATATGAGCGGCCAAGACAGCCTTGATCCATTGGGTGTAGCGCTTGCGCTTGGTGCTGGTGCATGTTGGGCAGGTTATATATTATTTGGTAAAAAAACGGGCACACAAAGCTCTGGTGGAGCAACTGTCGCATTGGGTATGACCGTTGCCGCTATAGTGCTAGTACCATACGGCGGCATTCTGCAAAGCGCCGCGTTTACATGGGAAATTATCCCACTGGGTATTGGTATTGCTATTTTATCAAGCGCACTGCCTTACACACTTGAAATGGTTGCACTGCGTAACATGCCTTCACAAGGGTTTAGCGTAATGATGAGTTTAGAGCCTGCAATAGCTTCGCTCGCAGGGTTTATTATACTGGGTGAATTGCTTACTTTATGGCAGTGGCTCGCTATTTTACTTGTAATTATTGCATCTGTTGGTAGCTCGTTTTCAAACGCAAAAAAACAGACTACTTAA